The following nucleotide sequence is from Bacteroidales bacterium.
GGCAGGGAGTTTCCGATTTTAAAGTGATCGAAGCCATGTATAAAGTTGAACGCCATCGTTTTGTGCCGGAAAATATGCAGCCCTATGCTTACAGGGATCAGCCCCTGCCGATCGGTGAAGGGCAAACCATTTCGCAACCGTCGCTGGTTGCATTTATGACCGAGTTGCTTGAACTAAAAAGAACGGACAAGGTGCTCGAAATCGGAACTGGTTCCGGTTACCAGGCTGCCATTCTCGGCGAATTGGTTGACAGTGTTTTCACTATTGAAATCATTGAGCCGCTTGGCAAAAGATCAATGCAGTTGCTCGACGAACTGGGGTATGAAAATATACATGTAATGATCGGCGACGGATACCTGGGATGGCCGGAGCATGCGCCTTTCGACGCCATTATCGTAACCTGCGCGCCGACGGATATTCCGCAGCCCTTGCAGGATCAACTGTCCGAAGGGGGAAGAATGGTTATCCCGGTCGGAAAGGAAAATTCAGTTCAGGAACTTGTACTTTTACGCAAGCGAAAAGGAAAAATCATCCGTGAATCCGTTTTGCCCGTGCGGTTTGTGCCGATGCTAAAAGAGGATGGTGGGAAGTACTGATCGTAGCTCACCGGGTGACTTTGGTTAATTCAATATTCGATATTCCTAGTTTGATATTCTCCAAAGGAGTCCTTCTGACAATATTCCAATTCACCCGGTGAATGTTCCCAAACCCCCAGCAAACCTCTAGCTCTGGCAGCTTTTTCAGGTGATTCACCGGGTGACTGTGTTTCATTCAATATTCCCTGCCTGCATGACGCAGTCAGGCAGGGATATTCCTTGTTCGATATTCAATATTCCAAGTCACCAGGTGAATGGTTTCAAACACCCACCAAACCTGGAACTAACATGGCTTTGGTAGGTGAAATATAGTGAATCAGTAATTAACCGTTGGTCATTGTAATGACTTTTAGTTATGACTTTTGGTCATTAAAGCTCGGGGTTGCCATCCCCTCCTCCCGCTCAAAGCCTGCGCAGCAAAGCTTTCATCCCGGTTTACAATTCACCCCGTGAATGTTACCAAACTATCACCAAACCTGAAACTGGGGTGTCTTTTGAAGGTGATTCACCGGGTGAATGTTTTTCATTCAAGATTCTCCAAAGTAGTCCTTCGGACAAAATTCCAATTCACCTGGTGAATGGTTTAAAACAATCACCAAACATGAAACTGAGGTGGGCTTTGCTGGCAATTCACGGTTTGAATCCGGCTGGTTAGCCTTTTTTTCAAATCTTCTCCAACCTCAAGTAAAAAATGAAAGTAATTTTGCGGGCAAAAATTTCACTATGCCTTTGATCAAATCTATTTCAGGAATTCGCGGAACCATCGGCGACAAGCCGGGCGAGAATTTAACTCCCGTTGATATCGTCAAATTCACTGCGGCTTACGCCACTTTCATCAAATTGCAAACCGAAAAACCCAGGCTGAAAATTGTGATCGGACGTGATGCGCGGGTTTCGGGGGCAATGGTGAACGATCTGGTAACAGGGACGCTGAATGCGATGGGAATTGACGTGATTGACGCCGGACTCTCCACTACGCCAACGGTTGAGATAGCAGTCACAGAAGCCGGCGCCGATGGCGGCATCATCATCACCGCCAGCCACAATCCCGGGCAATGGAACGCCCTGAAGCTGCTGAATAAACGGGGAGAGTTCCTGTCGGATGCCGATGGAAAAGAAATCCTGAAAATTGCCGATGCAGAGGAATTCCGCTTTGCGGCCAACACTGAACTGGGCAAAACGGAAGTGAACGACGGTTTTATTGATCTCCACATCAGGAAAATCCTCGCGCTTCCGCTGGTTGATGTTGATGCCATTAAAAATGCAGGTTTTGCAGTCGCACTCGACGCTGTGAACTCCACCGGAGGTATTGCGATTCCCGCATTGCTCGAAGCGCTTGGGGTGGAACGGATCGAAAAGCTGTATTGCGAGCCAACCGGAATATTTCCCCACAACCCCGAACCATTGCCCGAAAACCTGTTCGAAATCGCCGACCTGGTGGTAAAAAAGAAATGTCACGTAGGCTTTGTTGTTGATCCCGATGTGGACAGACTGGCCATCATTAACGAAGACGGAAGTTTGTTTGGCGAAGAATACACCCTGGTTGCAGTGGCCGATTACATTTTGCAAAACACACCCGGCAACACGGTTTCCAACCTTTCGTCAACCAGGGCTTTGCAGGACGTTACCGAAAAGGCCGGCGGCGCTTACCATGCGTCGGCCGTTGGCGAGGTGAATGTAGTGACCAAAATGAAAGAGGTAAACGCGGTGATTGGCGGCGAAGGGAACGGCGGCGTGATCTATCCCGGGCTTCACTATGGCCGCGACGCGCTGCTGGGCATTGCGCTGTTCCTCACTTTCCTGGCCAAATCAGGAAAAAAATGCTCACAACTCAGGTACGGCTATCCCAGCTATTTCATCTCCAAAAACAAAATCACCCTGGACCCCGAAATGGATGTGGATGATATTTTGGAGAAGGTAAAAGAAAAATACAGCAAGTTCAGGATCAACAGCTTGGATGGGGTGCGGATAGATTTCGACAACGACTGGGTGCACCTGCGCAAATCCAACACCGAGCCCATTATCCGCATCTATTCCGAAAGCGACTCCGAAGCCAAAGCCAGTCACCTCGCCCAAAAGATGATCAGCGATATCAGGGAGATTGTGAAAGGTTAAAGTCAACATTGACACCGAGTGCGGAAGCATCGGATTACAGTTGAGTTGTTCCCGGAAATAACAATTTTCCAAATTTTTCCTCAATCGAAGATCGCTTCTTTGCTTTTATCTGAAATTATGTAATTTTAGGCGATTTTTAAAGCAGAGCATTATGGCAAAAAAAGCAAAGAAAAAAAGGAAGGTCACTAAATTCAAGCCCATTGTTTTTAAACTTTCAGCCAGGCAAAAAAAATCGCTCGACAAGAATTGCCGTGCCCGCAATACCACGACCATCAAGCTGATTAAGAAATCCATCGACCACTATCTTTCGCTTCGGGTGGAAGAAAAACCGGTACAATACATTTCGCCTAACCAGTTGAACCTGTTTGAAGATCAGGATTTGTAAACACGTTGGCTTTCAGTGTAAATTGTAAAAACAAGACTAGAAATCAATTTCAGTTCGTTTTCCGATTAGATTTTTTGATATGACAAAAGAAACAGCAATCAGGCTTTTTAATGATAAAAAGATACGAGCACATTGGGACAAAAATAGTGAAAAGTGGTTTTTTTCAATTGTTGATGTAATAAGTGTACTTACTGAAAGTGAAAATCCTGCTACGTACTGGCGGGTTTTGAAAAAGAGGTTAATTGAAGAAGGGAACCAAACCGTTACAAATTGTAACGCTTTAAAAATGGTAGCAGCTGATGGGAAAATGAGGCTCACTGATGTTGCAGATACAGAGCAATTATTCAGACTCATTCAAAGCATCCCGTCCCCAAAAGCAGAACCATTTAAAATGTGGCTGGCACAAGTTGGAAGGGAGCGAATTGACGAAATTGATGATCCAGAATTAGGAATTGACCGTCTGATGGAAACATATCTTAAAAAAGGCTATAGTAAAGAGTGGGTAAATCAACGATTGAAAAGTATTGAAATTCGCAAAGACCTTACAGATGAATGGGAAAAAAGAGGAGTGAAAAAGGGTCAGGAATATGCAATATTAACTAATGAAATTTCAAAGGCATGGAGCGGTTTTACGACAAAGCAATATAAAAATTACAAAGCTTTAAAAAAAGAGAATCTTCGTGACCACATGACAAATCTTGAACTCGTATTAAATATGCTGGCTGAAGCCTCAACAACTGAAATATCGCAAAAAACCGAACCAAATTCGTTTAGTGAGAATAAGGAAGTTGCTAAAAAAGGCGGAAAAGTGGCAAAGGTTGCTCGATTGCAACTAGAAAAAACAACTAAAGTAAAAGTTGTTTCACGATTAAATGCAAAGAATCTTGGTATTAAAAGTTTAGGAAAAAAGAATGACACTATATAAGCGACAAAGGATTGAAAAATTCGATCGTTCGCTTTGCTGTTTTTTTTTACATTGTTAGAAAATTAACTTTTTAAATAAACAGATATTTTTCTTTAAATCAGCTCAACAAGCTGTAAACAACCCGATGGTAAAATATGCAATCCATCAAAATAATCTATCTTTGCCATGTTAAATCACACTACAATGAATATTTCACACATCCAATCTGCAGGCTTTTTAGGCCCAACCGAAATCGTACTCATTATCTTAGTTGTTGTGCTCCTTTTTGGCGGCAAAAAAATCCCGGAACTAATGAGGGGGATGGGCAAAGGGATCAAGGAGTTTAAAGACGGAATGAAAGAGGGAGAGGAAGAGAAGAAAAAGGAGTGATTGCTTCGGCACTGCGTGCCTCGCAAAATCAAGAGCTTCGGCACTGCGTGCCTCGCAAAATCAAGAACTTCGGTACTGTGTGCCTCGCAAAATCAAGAACTTCGGCACTGCGTGCCTCGCAAGGTAGAGGGTAGGGTTAGAGAGCGATGCCGGTTTTATGAACCAGGGGTTCAAGTTTTCTTATAGCCTCCGCAACCGACTTAACCCCTGCAAATTTCAGACTCAGTTTCTGTTTGTTTTCCCGCATAGCGCATGATCTTGGATTGTTTTTTACAAAATCAAGTACGTGCGTAAATGCTGAAGAACTGTAGTAAGATGAATCTTCAGTTCCTGTAAAATAACCAATTAGATTTTCATTTCTGAGCACAAGTTTTTCAAAGCCTATCTTCCTGGCCATCCACCTTAGTTTTATGGTCTGGAACAAACCGGTAACCTGCTCCGGTACTGGTCCAAACCGGTCAACCAGTTGTTTTTCGATGCGTAGCAATCCTTCTTCTGTTTCGATGCTGTCGAGTTCCTTGTAAATGCTGATCCGTTCGGTGGTGACCGAGATATACTCTTTTGGGATCAATAGTTCGAGATCAGTTTCAATCTGGCAGTCTTTTGCATAAATCTCCTCCTCATGCTCAGCAAACACACCTTTGAATTCCTCTTCGCGTAATTCGAGCATGGCTTCATCGAGGATTTTATTGTACATCTCAAAACCGATGTCGGAGATGAACCCGCTTTGTTCGGCGCCAAGCATATTTCCGGCGCCCCGGATATCGAGGTCGCGCATGGCAATGTTGAAGCCGCTTCCAAGGTTGGAGAACTCTTCGATGGCTTTGAGTCGTTTACGGGCTTCCTGCGTGAGTGTTGACAACGGTGGTGAAAGCAAGTAACAGAACGCCTGTTTGTTTGCACGTCCGACCCTGCCCCGCAATTGATGCAAATCACTCAACCCGAAATTCTGCGCATCATTGATGATGATTGTGTTTGCATTGGGAATGTCAAGCCCGTTTTCGACGATTGTGGTGGCCACCAGCACGTCGAAGTCGCCTTCGATGAACTCGAGCATGGTTTTTTCCAGTTGCTTGCCTTCCATCTGCCCATGGCCGATCCCGACTTTTACTCCAGGGCAGAATTTGCGGATCATGTCGGCCACATCGTTGATATTTTGCACCCTGTTATGAACGAAAAAGACCTGGCCGTTGCGGGAAATTTCATAATTGATGGCGTTGCTGATTACCTCTTCTCCAAAGCCTCTGACCTCAGTGCGGATGGGAATCCGGTTGGGTGGGGGAGTGTTGATAATGGAGAGGTCGCGGGCGCCCATAAGCGAAAATTGCAGCGTTCGTGGTATGGGAGTGGCGGTTAGGGTGAGCGTATCCACATTCACTTTCAGCTTCTTGAGTTTTTCCTTGATGGCCACACCAAACTTCTGTTCCTCATCTATGATCAGGAGTCCCAGGTCTTTGAACTTCACGTCGTTGCCCACCAGCCTGTGGGTTCCAATGATGATATCAATTTTTCCGGTTTCCAGCGCTCTGGTGATCAGGCTTTGCTCTTTTGTGGTCTTGAAACGGTTGATGTATTCGACTTTTACAGGAAAATCGGCCAGCCGTTGACTGAACGTTTTGAAGTGTTGTAAAGCAAGAATGGTGGTTGGAACAAGCACTGCCACCTGTTTGCTGTCGGTGGCTGCCTTGAATGCTGCCCTGATGGCCACTTCCGTCTTGCCGAATCCCACATCGCCACATACAAGCCGGTCCATCGGATAATCTTTTTCAAGGTCGGTTTTCACGTCTATGGTCGCTTTTACCTGGTCGGGGGTGTCTTCATAAATGAACGAAGCTTCGAGCTCGTGCTGAAGGTAACTGTCGGGTGTGAAAGCAAATCCTTTGGCTATTTTTCGTTCAGCGTAAAGCTTGATCAGTTCCCTGGCAATATCTTTTACTTTTTTCTTGGTACGTTCCTTCAGTCGGTTCCAATTGCTGGTTCCCAGTTTATTAAGGCTTGGTGCAATCCCTTCTTTCCCAACAAATTTTGAAATACGATGCAGCGAATGAATGCTGACATAAAGCAAGTCGCCATCCTGGTAAACAAGACGGATGGCTTCCTGTGGTTTGCCATTGTTATCAATCGTTTCCAACCCATCGAACCGTCCTACACCATGATCAATATGGGTAACGAAATCGCCGGGTTGCAGGTTGTAAATCTCCCTGAGGGTAAGTGCTTCTTTCCCTTTTGATCCGTCGCGCAGATGGAAACGGTGGTAACGGTCGAAAATCTGGTGATCGGAGTAACAGGCAATTTTCAACCCGTAATCAACAAAACCCTCATGAACAGGCCTTGCCACAGTAGAATAGGTGGTTCGGTTCTTTTTCCCCTCTTTCAAATGGATGTCATCCAGGATGGCATGCAGGCGCTCAGCCTGTTTCAGGTTGGCAGAAAAAATGATGTTTTCGATGCCATTTACTGAATTATCATTCAGGTTTTGGATCAATAAGCCGAAATTCTTATTAAACGAAGGTTGCGGTGCAGCATCAAAAGTGAAGATTTTAGAATGCTCCAGCAAGGGTTGCCCGCCAAATTCGATTACTTCAAAATCCATTATTCCTCCAAGGAATTCTTTTCCGGAAATAAAGTGTAAGTCAGGTTTATCATCAGGGTGGGCCTGGTGCTGGCCATGCTGGTCAATTAATTTCTCAAATCCTGCCTCCATTTTTTCGATGGTGAGGGGGAGGTTTTCGAACCAAAAAACCGGGCTTTTTTGCAAAAATCCGGTAAAAGGAATTTTAGCAACTTTAAACTCCCTGTTTTGGAGGTCCGGCATGATGGTGACGGAGGGCATCATGGTGAGCGAGAGCTGGTTGGAAGGATCAAAACTGCGGATGGTGTCGATCTCATTACCAAAAAATTCGATGCGGAACGGGTAATCATTTGAAAACGAAAACACATCAAGAATACCTCCGCGAACAGCATACTGTCCCGGCTCAACGACGAAATCCACACGATCGAAACTCATCTCCGCCAGGAATTCCATCACAAAGTCCAGCGACAATTTATCACCTCTTGTAATTTTCAATGTATTTTGACTTACAGTTATCCTGTCGGTCACTTTTTCGGCCAGCGCTTCAGGATAAGTCACTACGGCGAGAAAGCCCCGGTGGTTGAGCATCTTATTGAGTACCTCGCTGCGGAGCAAAACGCTCGCACTGTCAAAAGTGTCCGTTTCGTATGATCTTTTGTTGGATGTGGGCAGAAACAAAACTTTTCGTTTGCTGTACTCCATGTCGCGCTCATCAAAGATCGTTTCGAGGTCGTTGTGGAAGTAGGCTGCTGTTTCTTTGTCAGGCAAAACAAACACCTGCACTTTTTGCAGGATGGTGAGCAATGAAGCCGCAACAAATGCAGGTTGCGAACCCTTCATGCCTGAAATACGCAGGCGCTGATTAACGTTTTGTTTGATTAACCCGGTCATTTCAATGACTTCAGGGCGCCTTTCCAGATGCGCTAAAATTTCCTTTGTTGTCAAACCTTTGCTTTTGGAATTTGGGGGCAAAAGTACATTGAATGTAATTTCGGTCAGGAAAATGTTTGGGATTGTTTTTCAATTTAATGGATTGCAACCTTTCACCAAGATATTCCTTTGCATTTGAAACGCTTTAACTGAAAATTTATCAAATCTCCATCTACAGATGATCAATTCATCAACAGTAAATAGCAACATAACATTCCAGAAGGCAGGCTATTCAGATGCGAAGGTTCTTTTCAGCTTAATTGACAAAACCCAGGATCACCTCAAAATTTGGTTGCCGTTTGTGGATTCGACGCTAAGTTGGAAAAAACAGAGGCATTTATCGGAAGTTTGTTTGTTCCTCATTACCGGGAGAACGTGTTTTATCATTGTATTGATGACGAACTACTGAGGCCATAATCATTGGTTTACTGTACCTTAATTCAATTATTTTATCCGGGACTAATTAATCTAGACGAAATCTTTTTCAAAATAAGATATTGGAAATTAATAGATTGAAAAAAATGTTAGTACGGATTATGTTTGTCAGGAATTATTTATACCATGCTGCCGATTTAATTTAAAAAACTTGATTATTTTTGCTAAATGTTTAACTAAAATCATAACCTTATGAAAAAAATGAAAAGTCTATTAATTATTTTAGCATGTTCATCTGCTATCCTCTTATCAGGGCAGAATGTACCATCTGGGATGACAAGTTCGGAATGGGCCAGACAGAATCAGGACAAATTTAAATACTCTCCTCCTACCGAGGCTGTTCAACCACAGAATAGAGGAAGTTCATTGAACCAAATGAAGGACGGATTCACTTACACGTATATTGGCTTTTTTGATGGGCTCGATGGCCCTTATTATTGGACAAATCCTCCATGTTACACCGGCCAGGAAGCAGCAGCTTTACTTTTCGGTGGTGTCCCAAGTGATTATGCCATTTCCACAAATAGCAGCACTGATCCCAGCACCATAACCTTTACAGCATGGATGGTAACCTGGGGTATCCCGGGTTGGGCTGAGTATGCTCAGGATTATAAATTGGATATTGGCAATGTTGGGTATGATGATCCGGGTGTTACCGGGTCAGCAACTTCCGCCTATATTTGGGATAACCCTCCACCTCCGGGAAGCAGCATAAACTATGTGTGGCGTGTTAGCGGGGGAGCACCCGAAGTACCTGTTTCCAACTGGGCACTCTACCTCGGCATTCTGTTGATGGTTACCTTTGTCGTGATTCGCTTCAGAAGGATGGTATAAACCTTTTTTACAGAAACATTGGAAAAGCTGCCTTGAAAAAGGTAGCTTTTTTATTTTCAGTCCTGAAGTAATTACCGGATTTGATCTCGGTGGCTTAATCATGGGTATTCTCATTGTTTTCTTTCATCAAAAACCCTAAGGGATAAGCCCCCCGGTAATTTTTAAAACATAAATAGTTTGATGAACAGGATTAAAAACCTGTCATAGGTTTTGAATTACCCGTGAAATTACATTGATTGTATTTTGCAGCGTCAAAATGTTTGGCAATGTTTTATCCATAAAAAATGGATGTAAAACACCCAAATAATCGGCTACATTTGCAATATAAATTTTTTCATCCAAAAATCTGCCGGGCATGATCAATTCATTAACCGTAAGTCATAGCATTGTACTTTACCGGATAAGTTATTCAGATGCTGAGCCACTTTTCCTTCTGATCGATCAAAACCGCGAACGCCTTAGAAACTGGCTACCGTTCGTTGATATGACAACAAATGCTTCGCAAACAGAGGCTTTCATTGGAAGCCTTTTTACTCCACATTGCCGCGAAATGGTCTTCACCATTCGTTACCATAATGAAACAGCCGGATTGATTGGGTTCAAAGATATTGACCGGATCAATAAGAAGCTGGAAATCGGGTACTGGATCGCACCTCAATTCGAAGGTAAGGGGATCATCACAAAGTCCGTTGCAGCGATGATTGATGCTGCGTTTGAGAAAATGGAAATGAACCGCGTGCAGATCTGTTGCGGTGTTGGTAACATAAAGAGCAGTAATGTCCCTAAGCGGTTAAATTTTCGCTTTGAGGGCATCCAGCGAAATGGCGAATGGCTCAACGGGCAATTTATCGATCTGGAAGTTTACAGCATGCTGAAAAATGAGTGGAAAAAAGTGGTTTGACGCTACTGAAAAATGACAAAATGTTGTTTTATTTCTGTTTGAAAAATCATTCATTAGAGTACTTCTATTCGGTTGTATATTTTTGATTATCAAGCTAATTTGCAATAAATCAAGGTAATAAAAATCTGTATTTAACCGAGGTTTTGTTTTCTGAAAAAAAAATAAAAAAAAACTGTCAATTTATTTGGTGAATGAATTATTTAAATGGAACTTTGTACGAAGTTCTCTCTTCATTTAATTATCAACTACAAAACTTTTACACATGAAAACTAATGTATTGGTTACTTTTTCCTTTTGGAAAAAGGTGATGGCAGGAATTTTCTTCCTGATGATTTCCGGACATTTGACTCTGCAGGGTCAGGTGCAGTTTCCACAAACCACAAATGCAGATTTTTACAAAGGGTCATACAACGATCTGCTGGTGGGATCTGACAATGTTTATCTTCCATTTCAGGCTACTGCAGTGGGTACATGGCTAACCACAACAATTCTTCCCCAAACCCTTATGGGACATAAAGCTGCAACCTGGAACAACAGGTACGTTTATGTGGTTGGCGGGTACAACGACGCCACTTATTCCAACGCGGTGTACCGTGCCACCCTGCAATCGGGCGGTATCAGCGGATACACAACGTTGAATCCATTACCGGTGGGGTTAAGAGATCATGCAGTCGTTATTGGCTCAAACACTATTTATGTTCTAGGTGGACGGGATGATACGAATCTTTATAACACAATTTATTACGCAACTATCAATACTGACGGCTCTATAGGTCCATGGCAGACATCAGCAGTAACACTTCCTGTGCCTTTGTGGGGACATACTGCAGTCTATTGCAACGGATACATTTATGTAGCCGGCGGAGCGCATAATACGAGCGCCACCACTGCAAGAAATGCTGTTTATTATGCAAAAGTGCTGGCTGATAATACCCTGTCTGCATTCAGTAATGGGACTAATTTGCCTGCTCCACGCAATGGACACAGCATGGTAGTTCACGGGGACAAAGTATATGCTTTGGGAGGTTTCACTCTTGGTGGAGGAAAAGCAAACACGGTATATCATGCCACCTCCGGAAATAATGGTGCTTTAGGGGTATGGACTACCGCTACAGCTTTACCCATCCAGGTAAGTAATCACTCCTCTGTTGCTATTAATGGCATCATCACCGTACTTGCCGGAGAGAGCGGCGGAACATTGAAAAATACGGTTTACTGGGCTGATGTTACCACCTCGCCACTGGTCTGGACTCTTGCCCCTGATGTAATGTATGATTACACCAAAGATGGTGCAGCCTTTGCTTCCAATGGCCAGATTGGTTATTGTGGTGGTGAAAACCTTTCAGGCGCACCTATTCACAATACCAGATATGCCAATCTCACATTATCTCCGACTAATCTTAAAAAAGCCGGATTATTTGTTTCTAATCCGTTTTATGAACTTGGTGCTGAACGCCTAATTTCACAATTAACCTTCACTGCAGCTACTCCCGCAGGTGCAGCCGTTAGTGTTCAGTACCGCGTAGCAGGAAATGACCTTGTTTGGGGTGACTGGACCGCAGCCACCTCAACCAGCCCAATCACTGTGAATCAAACCAAGCAATATCTTCAGTTTAAAGTAAACTTCACCAGCAATGCCATTGCAGCGCCGGTATTCAGCGATCTTACCCTTTTTACTCCCGGTACACAGCTTGCAGGAAACCTCAACGCAATACCAACTTTCACACAGGCTGCCAGTCCTTACTGGGCTACATCAGATATTTCATTTACAGCTGGCACTCACACATTCCAGGCTGGAACTATAATTGTTTTCCTTCCGGGAGTCACTATGACAGTGGGGCAGGCAAACATTATCTGTAGCGGAACAGTTGCAGATTCAGTTAAATTTGTGGGCTATACCAATAACCCAGGACTTTGGAATGGCATCTATTTCAATCCGGACAGTGATAACGGAGTTTCCTCACAATTCAACTACACTGTAATTACCAATGCCGGGAACGGAGGGAACAGCGCAAACCTCTATTGTAACGGATCCAATGAACCTTTGATTAATAATTCCTCCATCAGAAACTCTTCGACCAACGGAATCAGGCTGAATGGATCGCATATTAATCTTCAAAATTCGGTAGTGAGAAACAATGGTACGAATGGCGTTTATCTGGAAAACTCAAATCCTACATTTGTTTCATGTAACATGAATGCAAATGGCGCCGCCGGCATTTATTACACATCAAGCACTTCGACACCAACTTATGCTTCAACTACATGCCAGAATAACTTGTACGGGTTGCATTTTCCATCCCCAAATTTCACCATTTATCCGCCCGATGGAACATTGACACTGACCGGAAACACCTATAACGGGATTTGTATCAATGAAGGAGACGTTGGAAATAACCAACGCTGGTATTCGGTAGCTTACGACTATATTATGCTTGGCAATGTCCGGATTGGACAGATTAACGGTATCTGCAGACTCACCATTGAGCCGGGAAACCGCATCAAATTCCTCCCGGGAAAAGGCATGCAGATTGGTTTTTACCTCAGTGGATGGAATCATGGAGGTGAATTGTACTCAATCGGAACTGCCGACAGCCTGGTGACCTTCACACCGCTTAACGGTACTGCAGGTGGCTGGGAAGGCATTTACTTTGAAAACCTCAGCGACTGGAATGGAGCAACTTCGGTGTTAAATCATTGCGTGGTGGAAAAAGGGAATAACTACAATATTTATTTTGAGAATACCAATTCACCTTCATTAGGCAACTGCCAGATCAAAAATGCTTTATTGGATGGCTTAAAGTTTAATAACGCTTATAACTCTGTATCATCCAGTTCAATTACAAATAATGGCAGATATCCGGTATACATCAGCGAAGTGAATACCATCCCGACGATGGTTGGGAATACCTATTCCGGCAACGCGATCAACCTGATAGGATACTGCGGTGGTAGCCTATCTGAAAACAGGACATTTTTTAATGATGGAATCAATTACCATATCCTCGATGATATTAAAATTGGCAAAATCAACGATGTCCGAAGATTAACCATCAGTCCGGGGCTGACGCTTTTCTTTGCAGATGGAAAAGGCATTCAGGTAGGTTATTATCTCAGTGGGTGGAATCATGGTGGTGAGTTGTATGCCATCGGAAATGCCGCTAACCTGATTACATTTACCCCTTACAGCGGAACAGAAGGAAACTGGAATGGAATCTATTTTGAAGACCGCAGCGACTGGAATGGCTCAACCAATCAGTTGAAATACTGTGTGGTGGAAAAATCCAATGACTACAATATTTATTGTGAGAACACGAATTCGGTGTCAATCGAAAATTGCACCTTACGAAACGCAGTAACAGATGGTATCAGGTATTATCAAAGCCATGGCGCCTATAACACTAACACGTTCAGTAATAATGGAAGATACCCGGTGTATTATACCAACTGGTGGTCGTCACCTACACACGCTAATAATACCTTCACCGCTAATGGCGTAAATCAGATTGCGCTTTCAGGAGGGAATTTCACAGAAAGCCGCACCATCACCAAGGACAATGCAGAGTATCTTTTACTGGACAATATCCTCATCGGCCGGATTAATGAAGTTTGCAGATTAACCATAGAGCCGGGAGTAATTCTAAATTTTAATTCGGGTAAAAGCATTCAGATGGGTTACTATCTCAGTGGTTGGAATTACGGTGGTGAGTTGCATGCACCAGGAACCAGCGATAACCGGATAATTTTCAGACCGGCCAGCGGGATTGCTGGCGACTGGTCTGGGCTATATTTTGAAGACCGAAGCGACTGGGCTGGAGCAACAAGTTTGCTGAGCTATTGCACCATTGAAAAAGGCAACCTGTATAACATTTATGCTGAGAATACCACTCAACCG
It contains:
- the mfd gene encoding transcription-repair coupling factor, coding for MTGLIKQNVNQRLRISGMKGSQPAFVAASLLTILQKVQVFVLPDKETAAYFHNDLETIFDERDMEYSKRKVLFLPTSNKRSYETDTFDSASVLLRSEVLNKMLNHRGFLAVVTYPEALAEKVTDRITVSQNTLKITRGDKLSLDFVMEFLAEMSFDRVDFVVEPGQYAVRGGILDVFSFSNDYPFRIEFFGNEIDTIRSFDPSNQLSLTMMPSVTIMPDLQNREFKVAKIPFTGFLQKSPVFWFENLPLTIEKMEAGFEKLIDQHGQHQAHPDDKPDLHFISGKEFLGGIMDFEVIEFGGQPLLEHSKIFTFDAAPQPSFNKNFGLLIQNLNDNSVNGIENIIFSANLKQAERLHAILDDIHLKEGKKNRTTYSTVARPVHEGFVDYGLKIACYSDHQIFDRYHRFHLRDGSKGKEALTLREIYNLQPGDFVTHIDHGVGRFDGLETIDNNGKPQEAIRLVYQDGDLLYVSIHSLHRISKFVGKEGIAPSLNKLGTSNWNRLKERTKKKVKDIARELIKLYAERKIAKGFAFTPDSYLQHELEASFIYEDTPDQVKATIDVKTDLEKDYPMDRLVCGDVGFGKTEVAIRAAFKAATDSKQVAVLVPTTILALQHFKTFSQRLADFPVKVEYINRFKTTKEQSLITRALETGKIDIIIGTHRLVGNDVKFKDLGLLIIDEEQKFGVAIKEKLKKLKVNVDTLTLTATPIPRTLQFSLMGARDLSIINTPPPNRIPIRTEVRGFGEEVISNAINYEISRNGQVFFVHNRVQNINDVADMIRKFCPGVKVGIGHGQMEGKQLEKTMLEFIEGDFDVLVATTIVENGLDIPNANTIIINDAQNFGLSDLHQLRGRVGRANKQAFCYLLSPPLSTLTQEARKRLKAIEEFSNLGSGFNIAMRDLDIRGAGNMLGAEQSGFISDIGFEMYNKILDEAMLELREEEFKGVFAEHEEEIYAKDCQIETDLELLIPKEYISVTTERISIYKELDSIETEEGLLRIEKQLVDRFGPVPEQVTGLFQTIKLRWMARKIGFEKLVLRNENLIGYFTGTEDSSYYSSSAFTHVLDFVKNNPRSCAMRENKQKLSLKFAGVKSVAEAIRKLEPLVHKTGIAL
- a CDS encoding GNAT family N-acetyltransferase — encoded protein: MINSLTVSHSIVLYRISYSDAEPLFLLIDQNRERLRNWLPFVDMTTNASQTEAFIGSLFTPHCREMVFTIRYHNETAGLIGFKDIDRINKKLEIGYWIAPQFEGKGIITKSVAAMIDAAFEKMEMNRVQICCGVGNIKSSNVPKRLNFRFEGIQRNGEWLNGQFIDLEVYSMLKNEWKKVV